The region ACCATTTATCTTAGTTATCATACCTATTGGTGATTGCATCGGCAACCTGAAATTGTCCAAATTAGCCCAGAAACTGAACTCTTTGGGAGATACAAATTGGAAAACTATCTTGGAATTTTCAAAATTTAAAACTCCTTCGGCTACTTCATCCAAATCAATACTTCCCGTAAATTCCACTACCCTTGCTCTGGTATACACGTATCCTTTGACAATGGAAAGTTTTTTTAAATTGCCTACTATTCTGGTCTTAGCGTGTAATTCTCCATACCCAATCTCACAATCTAAATAGATATTCTCATTAGACAAAATACCGTATACCTTTTCTATTCTTAACCCATTGCCAATATCTATGTTCCTCAGAGATAAATCTATTTGAGAATCTTTAGTAACTACTTTCACTAAACCCAACTTTCTAAAAGACAAAACTATCTCATCCAAACTACCAGATATGTGCAAATTCTCTTCAAGACTTCTATATCTTATCAATATGTTTCCTTCTAAAAACTTTTCTTCTACCTTGATTTTCCCTTTTAGGTCCAATCCAACTTTCTTAATGTGAAAGCAAGTTATATTCACCGTATTCTCAGCAATGGAAAACTTTAGATCCAAATCATCACTCTTTCCCGCTACTGTTATAGCATTGCTTTCTAGAGTAACGGCAATTGAAGGAAGTTCTATTCCTAGAAGTTCCTGTCTTTTGAGTAACTCTTTCAGAATGCTTTTCAATGTATTTGTGTTTATTATTAGCTCTCCCTTTATCTTTCCTAGATCAATGTTTCCAGATAAGTAGTCATTGTTAATTTCTAACTTATTGTTGGCAAGGCGCAGATTATCCAATAAGTTCCCTTTAACGAAAGGAGTATGTATGTGAGAGCTTTTAATGATTATCTCATTACCTAATTTAGCATTAAGGAGTAGGTCCATAGAAGTTCTTAGTAACGAGAAATTTTTTAACTGCAGAAATAAGTTTGAATTTAAAAAATTAGCGAATATTTTCCTCTTCTTATCAGAATATATAAGTGACAGTTGTTCAACATCACCCTTTTTGTAGAAGAAGGATAGATTTTCTGACATCAATTCCACACTTATAAACTCCTGACTTATCTCGGCGGAGACTCTGACATTTCTTAGAACAGAATTTACTATCTCATAAATATCTGGAAATAAGTTTTTTAAAGAAACATCAAGTGGTTTATACTGCAGTACTTCATCTGAAAGATCCTTTAAGTTCATCTCTAGTTTAAGCAAGGATGGAGATAATTCTAGGCTACCGTAATAATCTTCACCGAGTGCTAATCCTATAATCTTACCATCTTGCATAGAGATGTTTATATCAATGTCTTTAAGCTTAACACCAAAAAGGTCATTGTCTTTTAAAGATAAAGAACTTACTAAGTTAGAAAGAGAAGTATCTGGATTAAACTGAAGTATTCCTGAGGCTTCGGCTGTAGTATGAAAAATTTCAATTGATTTTCCTGAGCCGATCTTCACCTCAGTTTCTGCGTTAAACATTATACTTGCATCTTTGTTGATCCTCACCACAAAACCCTGAAGATTGATTTTGAACTCTCCAAACTCAACAACTAGAGAGTTGAATGAAAGCTTTAAGTTTCTTATTGATTTGAGAACTTTATTGAGATCAAAACTCAGGTTTGAGGAGGTAGCGTTTATCGTTTCTGTTGGAGTTACTTTAATTACAACATTATGGAATTCTACATCATCTACCGGCACTAGTCCGAGAGTAAGTCTCCTTGGATCAATACTGGCTAGGCATACATCGGAAGTAAATTCTAAAAAGCGAGTTGATACCTTAAGATTATCAATTTTTAAGGTAAAGGAGTATGTCAGTTCTATTTCAGCAAAATCAACACTCAGAGTTTCGTTTTTGATAAGAGATGGAATTTCTCTTTGGTATAAGTCTAGAAACAGATTTATGGATAGTATGGTTCCAAAATACACTGATACTGAGAGTGATAAGACCAAGAATATTTTGGAGGCAAGTTTTATGATTTTTGTTATGAGCATAACCTATAACTATATTATAACAAATCTTATGTAAAAGTTCTAACATTCTGACCCGATACAATAAACTCCAAAATTTAACAGCTAGGTAGGCTTTCCTTTTACTCTTATTGTAGTTCCTGTGATCAGGTGAATTACTCTTTTTAAAGCACCTAAGAAACTCAGTGTGAAGCGAATTTTTGTGATTGACGAATACTATCTGATCCAAAAAAGTAAGCAAGTAAAAAGATTGAAACCTTATCTACTCACATAATGGAAATTAGAATTTATTGGTTCAATATCAATAAGCTCCAAAATTTATAAATAAGATGTAGTCTTTCTTTCTACTATTCTCGTAGTCTCTGTCAGGACTAGGTAAACATCCCTATAAGCACAAGAAACTTGGTATGAAGTGAGGTTCTGTAACCAATAAACGCTGTCTAGAGAGAAAGAGTGTAAGTAAACAAGAAGTTGAATCTTATGGAAATCGGAATTTATTGAGTTGAGATTAGGTTTATTGAAAGGGGATTTAGAGTTTATTGATAATTTGGTTGTGAAGGTTGTAATGGATCTACTAGTAAGGTTTTTGGCAACAGGCATTTTTGTAAGTTACATTCCATGGGCAAGGGGCACATTTGGAACTCTGATTGGAGTCATTATATTTGTTTTCCTAAGTGGTTATCCAGTGATATTTTACTTAGTTTTAGCAATTTTGACGATACTGGCTTTTCCCATAACTTCTTACGCTGAGAGAGAAATTTTTAAGAATAAGGATAGTGAGTACATTGTCATTGATGAGATTGTTGGATATCTGATTTCAACGATAGGATTTAAGTTCTCTCCTGATATAGAGGGGTTTACCATCCTAGTACTGACATTTGTTATTTTTAGAGTATTTGATATTTTCAAACCTTATCCGATTATTCACATACAATCCGTTGAAGGGGTAGGAATAGTTCTTGATGATATTTTTGCTGGTGTAGCAACAAATATTGTTGTAAGAATATTGCTCTCTCTTGAGCTTTTTAAGTTTTTCACTCCAATTCTCTAACTATCTGACTTTTAATAAAACGAGGTTGAGACTTTTCAAAAATTCAAACTATCTTGACTTCAAGCTTGGACCTAGTTAGCTTAAGTGCTTTGTGGAGAGTTAAAATGTAAAGACTCTGGTAAGATCAACGATAATTACTTGAAATGGAGAGGATACTACCTTTTCTAATAGTTGTTAGCATATTCATATTCTTTGTTACTATACCTGCGTACTCAAAGGTTTACCTAAACGGCATTGAAGTTGATGAAAAAGAGATAGAAGAAAACCAAGAACATCTCAGGTATAGGGCGGTAGCAGATATGGTGTTTGAGGAGTCTAAGGTTGCGTCACTTAAGTATTACGAAAGAGTTCTTGAGAAATTCCCCAAAGATTTTGTATCTCTATCCAGAATGTCACTTGTGTATGCCTTAAAAGGTATTGCCGAACTTTCACTCTATTATGGAACTAACGCACTAGAAGTATACAAAAAGTCAGATAAGAGGAGGATTTATACTCTTAACTACATTGAGCTTTTGGTTGGACTATCTCTTTCCTATGCAAAACTAAAAGACGAGGTCAATTCGTATTTTTATTTGGATGAAGCAAGAAGGAATCTGGAAAAAATTGTTCTTTTCAAGTCCGAGTATTCTAAAGGAGCGAAATTGGTAGAGTATGCAAACAATTTCTACAGAAAGGAATTTTACAATCTTTACTTCGTTACAAATACTTCTGTAACCAACTTTGGATCTAATAGTAAAGGCTACAGTAATAGTTTTAGAAGGTGAAAAAGTATAGGAAACTTATCTGCCATAAATCTGCCGATGTAGGTTTTGCTTCAGCTTTGTATAGTCACGCAGGAAAGTGTTTTAGTTATCTATACTATCCTATCTAATTAAGTTAGGATTATATTTACAAATTGCTGATACGTTTGTTATAATTCTGTTATAACCTAGTCAGGGGGTATGGATGTTTTTACCTCTCTTTGATATTGATGAGGAATATGGGTATCAGCA is a window of Brevinematia bacterium DNA encoding:
- a CDS encoding translocation/assembly module TamB domain-containing protein, whose product is MLITKIIKLASKIFLVLSLSVSVYFGTILSINLFLDLYQREIPSLIKNETLSVDFAEIELTYSFTLKIDNLKVSTRFLEFTSDVCLASIDPRRLTLGLVPVDDVEFHNVVIKVTPTETINATSSNLSFDLNKVLKSIRNLKLSFNSLVVEFGEFKINLQGFVVRINKDASIMFNAETEVKIGSGKSIEIFHTTAEASGILQFNPDTSLSNLVSSLSLKDNDLFGVKLKDIDINISMQDGKIIGLALGEDYYGSLELSPSLLKLEMNLKDLSDEVLQYKPLDVSLKNLFPDIYEIVNSVLRNVRVSAEISQEFISVELMSENLSFFYKKGDVEQLSLIYSDKKRKIFANFLNSNLFLQLKNFSLLRTSMDLLLNAKLGNEIIIKSSHIHTPFVKGNLLDNLRLANNKLEINNDYLSGNIDLGKIKGELIINTNTLKSILKELLKRQELLGIELPSIAVTLESNAITVAGKSDDLDLKFSIAENTVNITCFHIKKVGLDLKGKIKVEEKFLEGNILIRYRSLEENLHISGSLDEIVLSFRKLGLVKVVTKDSQIDLSLRNIDIGNGLRIEKVYGILSNENIYLDCEIGYGELHAKTRIVGNLKKLSIVKGYVYTRARVVEFTGSIDLDEVAEGVLNFENSKIVFQFVSPKEFSFWANLDNFRLPMQSPIGMITKINGNLRARINLEEENLAKMVRDVYAELSISLEGIFNKINLSALQNDESLNLSIKCLNYFNIFTILAVLDNSRDVRISLLLKERLLKRGSDKELAKVIGKLEDIGFEGKLYVSIDGFSGLNERWEKSIHISSNVVRVDGGKNGINLYKDSEIIRFSYLRSGNVVYEFVGKASEDTILGSIRGKIPLDFLRIPDFLEKVEGILELQDAQVRISGGKVEIYGYSYLYGEFIKTALAEDTFSVPKARLEFQGNKIVGRNIRLLSKTKEIKVSGVVHIDSIDNPGLNINLSQTKGEINFTLNLGGGLAIEGRSSNAVLSIRGTALFPVLEGEVSFIEGARVEYFALQIPSPENEFWGFTFPQLAEWNLRLRFNKAQLTSEIIEGQIESAEILVRGNFSRKTLSLTGYANLTSGSMKYLGRHFTIDNLQLSFQGQEMDFTPFVNGTLYVYAYDDRNEENVKVIMNVSGKVRDLKVSFFSEPERTLPEISALLGMSGYFGEAVKQVTSLVETMGIYDLISYNIKKYTKLDVFVIRSPFVYTYLRSIMEGNYLFSSRDLIKGTEMRIGKSILPGFLVEYRLSLDAVGDEIMFTNVMLHSFLVGWSFYNFLLEFQYSSVVVENRVEFEPKLNIRYNKRF
- a CDS encoding phosphatidylglycerophosphatase A, with amino-acid sequence MKVVMDLLVRFLATGIFVSYIPWARGTFGTLIGVIIFVFLSGYPVIFYLVLAILTILAFPITSYAEREIFKNKDSEYIVIDEIVGYLISTIGFKFSPDIEGFTILVLTFVIFRVFDIFKPYPIIHIQSVEGVGIVLDDIFAGVATNIVVRILLSLELFKFFTPIL